The DNA segment TCCTCCCGTCCTTCCCGACGAGCTTCTCTAGGCTGAACTCCTTGCCCTCAAGGCTGTCCATGAGGAACTTCTCCCTGTTCTTCTCAAAGATCCAGAACACCTTGTAGGCTTGAGCCTCCCTGATTATCTCTATCCTCGGGAGCCACCACGAAACGACGCGGGAGTTGCCCCAGGTTATCGCGCTCTCGAAGGCCTTCATCTTTGCCTCCTCGTAGTCCACGAGCGGTTCCATAACCTTCTTCTCCTCGACATCCCACTCATAGAGATCTATGAAACCGTCCCCCCTCTCCGCCCCGAGGCGGTACAGGTCCACGTAAGCGAAGTAGTCAAAAACCCGGTCGCTTCTTCCCAGCCGCTTGTAGAACAGCCTGAGGTGGAATATGTGGTAAGGGTACAGCACGAAGTCTGGATTCGAGGTTTCTCCGGGTTTGAATATCGGCCGCATGACCATGACCTTCATAATCCACCCCTGTCATTGTTCATCAGATATGTTATTAACTGTTATCCTTTGTTTGTCACAATATTCCAACATTCCGTTCCTGACCGGGAACTGTTAAACCAATATGTTTATATTTTTATGCACCTATATTGTGGACTGATGTCCCTTAATTCACACCGATGTATCGAGGTGAAGTAAGATGGGCTTGAGTGGTTCGGCCTGGGCAACTCTGCTGGTGCCCACTCTTTTGGGAATTTTGACAATGTTGCTCTACGGCTACTGGGACAGGATAACCGGCAAGGAGTACTACGTAGACGACGAGATCCTGGCCTACGACGAAGACCTCATGACAACGCTTAGGGAGGAGGGTAAGCTATGAACGCCGGAATACTCCTCGGTTTCCTCGTTTACCTGGCTCTGCTGGCCTACATCGGCTGGTGGGCCAACAGATACACCAAGACAGAGGACCAGTACTTCGTCGGCGGTAGAAGGGTTCACGTCTTAGCCGCGACGCTCTCGGACAAGGCCAGTGATTTCAGCGGCTGGCTGATGCTGGGCTATCCAGGAGCGGCTTTTAAGAGCGGCCTCGGTGCCTTCTGGGCGGCCATCGGCTGTCTCTTCGGCACCCTCGCCGATTACGTCCTCATTGGCCCGAGGCTGAGAATCTACGCGGGTAAATTCAGGGCCATAACTGTCCCTGACTACCTTGAAGCCAGGCTCAAGGACGACACCAAGCTGATAAGAATACTGAGTGCCCTGATAATCATCATCTTCATGACGGCTTATGTGGCCGCCCAGTTCACTGCAGGAGGCAAGACCTTCGCGGAGGGCTTCGGCATAAGCGACAACATGGGGATACTCATTACCGTCATCATACTGACGGCCTACGTCATCACCGGTGGATTCTTCGCGGTCGTGTGGACCGACGTCGTTCAGGCCACGTTTATGCTGCTGACGCTTATTATAGTCCCCTTCCTTGCGCTGTCAAAAATAGGAGGCTTTGAGAGGGCCACGGAGATAATAGCCTCAGCTGACCCAACGAAGCTCCACCCCTTCGGGGGCGCCACCGGACTCGCCGCCATAGTCTTCGCCATAGGCTATGCCTCGTGGATAGTCGGCTACCTCGGCCAGCCCCACATAGTCACCCGTTACATGAGCGTTGAAGACCCGAGGAAGCTCAGGAGGCCGGGCATATTCATCAGCGGCACATGGACGATACTCGTCCTCTGGGGAGCGTTCTTTGCAGGATTCCTTGGATTTGCCATGTATCAGGCTGGAATACTGCAGGTCAGCGATCCGGAGAAGGTCATTCCCGCTATGGCGGTTGAGCTCATGCCGAGCTGGCTTGCGGGCTTCGTCATAGCCGGTATAATCTCTGCGGTCATGAGTACGGCAGATTCACAGCTCCTCGTCGCTTCCTCGGCCATAGCGAGGGACTTCTACCACAAGGTTCTCGGCAAGGAGCTCGGGAAGAAGCAGATGGTCAACATATCAAGGCTCGTCGTTGCCGGCGTTGCCCTCGTCGGCCTCTGGTTCGCCATCACCGGCCCGAAGGTCATCTACCAGATGGTCGCAACGGCCTGGGGAGGTTTAGCCGTCGGCTTCGGTCCGATACTCACCCTGAGCCTCTGGTGGAAGAGGGCCACCAAGGAGGGAGCAATAGTCGGAATGGCCTACGGTCTGGTCAGCGAGGTTCTCCTGGAGGCCAAGGTGTACGGCTGGGCATTCAACCCGGACGCTCCAGGCTTCTTTGGAACAATTGGTGGCTGGTTCAACGGCATACCGGTGTTCTTCATCAACTTCTTCGTGACGCTGGTGGTAATAATAATCGTCAGCCTCCTCACCAAGCCGCCGGAGGACGCCGTCAAGCTCCACGAGGAGATATTCAGAAAGGTTCCCATCGAGGGAACCGGCAAGAAGACCATCACCGAGACCAGGGCCAAGAGCCAGGTAGAGAACGTTGCCGAGTTCGTTCTCGCCAAGGGGCTCGCCTGACACCCTCTCTATTTTTCTCCGCCATTTCTTACGCTATTCCGAGTCTTAAAAGACTAACCTATGGTTTTAAACCATTTTTGGCCAACCTAACGTTTATAAGCATCTCCGTTCACATATGAACGTACGTCAAAGTTTTTTGAGGTGGGAGCATGAGACCGCTCGACCTGACAGGGAAAGACCCTTCTAGAAGGGTTACAATCTACTTTGAAGGTCAGCCCCTGGAAGCCTACGAAGGGGAAAAGCTCACCGTTGCCCTCCTGGCCAACGGGATATACTGGCTAACGACCAGCACGGAGGGCAGGAAAAGGGGAGCGTTCACCTTCGGCCCGGTTCCGGTTGTTCTCAACGGGATCAAAAACATCAACGGGAGGAAGACCAAGGTCAAGGACGGCATGAGGATAGAGCGCCAGAACTACGGAGAGTTCCAAGAAACTGTGGAGATCGACGAGGGCAAGCCCGTTGAGAGGCTGGTCGTTGACGTGGCGGTCATTGGCGGGGGGCCTGCAGGGATAGGTGCAGTACTTGAGGTTCAGGAGCACCTAACCGCGGCAATAATCGAGGAGAAGGGCTGGCTCGGAGGAGACCTGTGGCTCAAGGGCCTGCCCCAGGAAGGGTTCGGTGACCCAAAGAAGGCCGTTAAAGAGCTCACCGGAAAATTCAATGAAAACGTCCGGGTGTTTAAAGGCACGATAGCCCTCGGCGTCTTCGACAAGGGCGAGTATTTCCTGGTGCCGATAGTTACCGGGAAAAACCAGCTCATCGAGCTGATGGCCAAGCGCGTCGTTCTTGCCGTTGGTGCGGTTGACAACATCCTCCTCTTCGAGAACAACGAGTTCCCTGGTGTTTTCAGGCGCGATTTCGCCCTTGAGGTCATGAACGTCTGGGGTGTCGCCCCGGGAAAGAAAGTAGCAGTGGTGGGCAGCAGGCCCGAGGATATAGTCCCAGAACTTGAACGCTGGGGAATTGAGTACGTGATAGTGCCCAATCCAAAGCGCGTTGAGGGGAGCGAGAGAGTCGAGAGGCTCATCGACATGAACGGGCACGTTTACGAGGTGGATGCTGTCATCGTCTCCGACGGGAGGAGGCCGGACATCAACCCGATAACCCAGGCCGGCGGAAAGCTGAAGTTCAAGCGCGGCTACTACATGCCCGTCCTCGACTCCCGGCACAGGATACGCGACGGCATATACGTCGCCGGGAGTGCGGTCTCCATAAAGCCGCACTACGCAAACTACCTTGAGGGAAGGCTTGTCGGGGCGTACATTCTCAGGGAGTTCGGCTTTGATTCAAACCCGTGCCTTTACGAAGAAAAGCTGAAGGAGTACGAACCGATTCCTATGGCGGTTCACCGGATACCCTTCGAGAGCTTAAACCTTGAGGACGTCCAGATATGCGGCTGCGACGTTTCCCTGAAGAAGGTCGACGATGTTGTTAGGAGCGGGATAACAGACCTGCAGATAATCAAGCGCCTTACCCACCTCGCGATGGGCTTCTGCCAGGGACGCTTCTGCCTCTTCAACGGGGCAGTGGTGGTCTCGCAGAGAACGGGCTCAGATATGAGCCACATCGACCTTCCTGTGGCCAGGCCGCCGCTGAAGAACGTCAGGATGAAGGTCACTGCCGAGGGGGTGAAAGAATATGCCGAGTAAAGAGCTCCCCGGGAGGAGTGAGATAGTTATCATCGGCGGGGGAATCGTCGGCGTAACCCTCGCCCACGAGCTTGCCAGGCGCGGTGAGGAGGTCACGGTAATAGAGAAGCGCTTCATCGGTTCCGGCTCGACCTTCCGCTGTGGGACGGGGATAAGGCAGCAGTTCAACGACGAAGCCAACGTCCAGGTCATGAAGCGCTCCGTCGAGCTGTGGAAGCGCTATAGCGAGGAGTACGGCTTCTCCTTCGAGCAGACCGGCTACCTCTTCCTGCTCTACGACGACGATGAGGTTGCCGAGTTCAAGGAGAACATAGCGATACAGAACCGCTTCGGCGTCCCCACGAGGCTCATAACTCCCGAGGAGGCCAAGGAGATAGTCCCGCTCCTCGACATAAGCGAGGTTATCGCCGCTTCCTGGAACCCCACCGACGGAAAGGCAGACCCCTTCTATGCCACGGCTGCCTTTGCCCTCAACGCCGAGCGCTTTGGCGCCAAGCTCGTTGAGTACACCGAGGTCAAGGACTTCATAACCGAGAACGGCGAGATTAAAGGTCTGAAGACGAGCAGGGGAGTCATAAAGACGGGCATCGTTGTGAACGCCACCAACGCGTGGGCCAAGCTCATCAACGCGATGGCCGGGATAAAGACCCACATACCGATAGAGCCCTACAAGCACCAGGCGGTGATAACCCAGCCCATCAAGAAAGGGGCCATCAAGCCTATGGTCATCTCCTTCAAATATGGCCACGCATACCTCACCCAGACGGCCCACGGCGGCATCGTTGGAGGCGTTGGTTACGAGCTCGGGCCAACCTACGACCTCAACCCAACCTATGAGTTTATGCGCGAGGTGAGCTACTACTTCACCAAGATAGTTCCCGCCCTGAGGGAACTCCTCATACTGAGGACGTGGGCGGGCTACTACGCCAAGACTCCCGACAGCAACCCGGCGATAGGAAAGATCGAGGAACTGGACGACTACTATATTGCAGCAGGCTTCAGCGGTCACGGCTTCATGATGGCGCCGGCGGTGGCGGAGATGGTCGCCGACCTCATAACCAGGGGAGGAACCAGCCTACCAGTTGAATGGTACGACCCGTACCGCTTCGAAAGGGGAGAACTCCGCGGACAGGCGCTCCAGATGGGCTGAAGTTTTTCTTTTCTCCCTCGTTGTATCTCTCTTTTGAAAATCTTGCCGTCCGCTGCTAGGATGCAGTAAACCACTCAACCAGCCTTTGAGCAGGAAAGTGATACTTTTTTAAGGCTTAAAATCCATACTATATACTAGAATGAAACGGACGGTAACAGTCAAACTCCAGCCCTCAAAAACCCAAGAGAAAGCCCTTTTCGAGTTATCAGATATTAGCGCTAAGGCTTGGAACAGAGCAAACCACCTGAGGAGACAGGAATACTTTCAGGGAACCCCCATTGACTTCCTGAAAACTCAGAAAACCGTTTATGAGGAGTTTAAACGGGAAATCGGTTCAGTCACAGTCCAACAAATCTGTCGCAAAAACGCCGAGGCATGGCGTTCGTTTTTCTCCCTCCTGCGGAAGAAGCGGAATGGAGAACTCCCCAACTGGTTCAAACCAAAACCACCAAACTATCTCAAAGAAGATGGGAGGAGAAAAGCCTTAATCGTTCTCAGAAACGACCAGTACAGGATTGAGGGGAACAAGCTGGTTCTCAAAGGCCTTGGCAAATTCAAACGCCTTGAAATCCAGTTCAAGGGCAGAATTCATTTGAAAGGCAAGCGAGGGCGTTTAGAAATAACTTATGACGAGGTTAAACGCAAATGGTACGCTCACATCAGCGTTACGGTGAAGGAAAAACTCGAAGGCGGGGAGTGGATTGAATTCCCGAGAATTCCAAAGGGAAACCTCTCCGCTGGGATAGACTTGGGAGTGAACAACTTAATGGCCGTTTACGTGGAGAGTGGAGAAAGCTTTCTTGTGAATGGGAGACCTCTCAAAAGCATTGACTTCTACTGGCGGAGGAGAATAGCGGACTACCAGTCCAAACTCAATAAGAATGGAGCTAAAACAAGTAGGAAACTCAAAAGAATGCACGAGAGGGCCAAACTTCAGGCAAAGCACTACATTAACACTGCTGTGAGGCAAACTGTCAGGAGGCTTTACGAATTGGGAGTTTCTAAGATTGTGATCGGCTATCCTAAGGGAATAGCTCGGAACTCTGATAAGGGTAAGAAGCAGAATTTTATCCTCTCTCACGTCTGGCGGTTCAATTACATGATTAAACGCCTTACTGAAGTTGCTGAGGAGTATGGTATTCGGGTTTTGGTTGTTAATGAGGCTTTCACTTCGAAGACATGCCCCGTTTGTGGGAAGCCTCACAAAGGGGCTCGCTTTGTTAGAGGATTGTTTAAGTGTCCCGCAACGGGGCTTATCTTTAACGCGGATTTAGTTGGTGCTTTTAACATTTTGAGGAAGGTTGTGGAAACCATAACCCCGAACTTGGGTGGCCTATACGCCCAAGGGAGGGGTAACCGGCCTAAG comes from the Thermococcus thioreducens genome and includes:
- a CDS encoding RNA-guided endonuclease InsQ/TnpB family protein gives rise to the protein MKRTVTVKLQPSKTQEKALFELSDISAKAWNRANHLRRQEYFQGTPIDFLKTQKTVYEEFKREIGSVTVQQICRKNAEAWRSFFSLLRKKRNGELPNWFKPKPPNYLKEDGRRKALIVLRNDQYRIEGNKLVLKGLGKFKRLEIQFKGRIHLKGKRGRLEITYDEVKRKWYAHISVTVKEKLEGGEWIEFPRIPKGNLSAGIDLGVNNLMAVYVESGESFLVNGRPLKSIDFYWRRRIADYQSKLNKNGAKTSRKLKRMHERAKLQAKHYINTAVRQTVRRLYELGVSKIVIGYPKGIARNSDKGKKQNFILSHVWRFNYMIKRLTEVAEEYGIRVLVVNEAFTSKTCPVCGKPHKGARFVRGLFKCPATGLIFNADLVGAFNILRKVVETITPNLGGLYAQGRGNRPKTGPEGLEEPVLMGSLMRTPRTSPHGV
- a CDS encoding sodium/proline symporter translates to MNAGILLGFLVYLALLAYIGWWANRYTKTEDQYFVGGRRVHVLAATLSDKASDFSGWLMLGYPGAAFKSGLGAFWAAIGCLFGTLADYVLIGPRLRIYAGKFRAITVPDYLEARLKDDTKLIRILSALIIIIFMTAYVAAQFTAGGKTFAEGFGISDNMGILITVIILTAYVITGGFFAVVWTDVVQATFMLLTLIIVPFLALSKIGGFERATEIIASADPTKLHPFGGATGLAAIVFAIGYASWIVGYLGQPHIVTRYMSVEDPRKLRRPGIFISGTWTILVLWGAFFAGFLGFAMYQAGILQVSDPEKVIPAMAVELMPSWLAGFVIAGIISAVMSTADSQLLVASSAIARDFYHKVLGKELGKKQMVNISRLVVAGVALVGLWFAITGPKVIYQMVATAWGGLAVGFGPILTLSLWWKRATKEGAIVGMAYGLVSEVLLEAKVYGWAFNPDAPGFFGTIGGWFNGIPVFFINFFVTLVVIIIVSLLTKPPEDAVKLHEEIFRKVPIEGTGKKTITETRAKSQVENVAEFVLAKGLA
- a CDS encoding NAD(P)/FAD-dependent oxidoreductase produces the protein MPSKELPGRSEIVIIGGGIVGVTLAHELARRGEEVTVIEKRFIGSGSTFRCGTGIRQQFNDEANVQVMKRSVELWKRYSEEYGFSFEQTGYLFLLYDDDEVAEFKENIAIQNRFGVPTRLITPEEAKEIVPLLDISEVIAASWNPTDGKADPFYATAAFALNAERFGAKLVEYTEVKDFITENGEIKGLKTSRGVIKTGIVVNATNAWAKLINAMAGIKTHIPIEPYKHQAVITQPIKKGAIKPMVISFKYGHAYLTQTAHGGIVGGVGYELGPTYDLNPTYEFMREVSYYFTKIVPALRELLILRTWAGYYAKTPDSNPAIGKIEELDDYYIAAGFSGHGFMMAPAVAEMVADLITRGGTSLPVEWYDPYRFERGELRGQALQMG
- a CDS encoding FAD-dependent oxidoreductase, whose amino-acid sequence is MRPLDLTGKDPSRRVTIYFEGQPLEAYEGEKLTVALLANGIYWLTTSTEGRKRGAFTFGPVPVVLNGIKNINGRKTKVKDGMRIERQNYGEFQETVEIDEGKPVERLVVDVAVIGGGPAGIGAVLEVQEHLTAAIIEEKGWLGGDLWLKGLPQEGFGDPKKAVKELTGKFNENVRVFKGTIALGVFDKGEYFLVPIVTGKNQLIELMAKRVVLAVGAVDNILLFENNEFPGVFRRDFALEVMNVWGVAPGKKVAVVGSRPEDIVPELERWGIEYVIVPNPKRVEGSERVERLIDMNGHVYEVDAVIVSDGRRPDINPITQAGGKLKFKRGYYMPVLDSRHRIRDGIYVAGSAVSIKPHYANYLEGRLVGAYILREFGFDSNPCLYEEKLKEYEPIPMAVHRIPFESLNLEDVQICGCDVSLKKVDDVVRSGITDLQIIKRLTHLAMGFCQGRFCLFNGAVVVSQRTGSDMSHIDLPVARPPLKNVRMKVTAEGVKEYAE